GCTACTTTGAGTAGACTGTTTAGACATCATCATCGGTAAAAATGCCATCATTCCATTCATTTTTTCACCCCCTTTCAAGTCATTCATTAGTATTAATTTGAAAGCTGACCTAAAATTTGAGCTGCTAATTCTGGATCAAGCCTGCCCAAAATATCGGAGCGATTATTCACATTCATGAGACGTAAATACGTCACAGCTTCATCTTCAGGAAGTTCGCTGACAATGTCCGCAGCTTTAGAACCTGTCATATTTTCCAGCGTTTTAACGATATCATTGACATCTGTTGTCACTTCTTCTAAATCTTCTGCTCCTTCTATTTCCTCAGTGGAAGCACTATCTGATCCTTCTTCTGATAACTGCTCTTCTAGCTCAGCGATTTCTTCATTACGTGCTTCAAGCTCACTTTCAAGCTGTTGAATTTGCTGTGAAAACGATTGGTTTTCATGTTCTAATTGTGCAACGAGCTCTTCGTCTGATAACTCTTGTTCCTCTTCTCCCTCTATAAATGGAAGAAAACTAGCTGCCTGCTTGACTGTATCCCCTACATTAATACCTAGATAATAAAGCAGTACAACAGCTAAAATAATAGCGAAAACAGCCGGTATGAGAACGACCATAAAAAAGGCCATAAATTTACTTTGAGATTTTTCTTTTTGTTTAGTTTTTTTACTCATAGGTTCACCTGTTTTCATCGTCTGACAAACTGTTGAATTGATATTTCATCAAGAAATTTCAACTCTTCACGTTTCTCATTTTCCAAGTATTGAGCTTGCTTCATTTTTTTCATTTTTTCATATTTTTTTAAATCGACAGTTTTAAATAAGAGAAATTTCTCTTTCTCATTCATATTTTGTCGAGCTTTTTGTGTGCTAAGCTGCAGCTTATTAATTTCAGTCTGTAAAAAAGAAATGTTTTGTTCATTTAGTTGAATAGAAGAAATAGCTAAACCTCGTAACAATTTTTTCTCCGTTTCTTCAATTAACTTTTCTTTCTTTTTCAGCAATTCATATAGCTGTGTTGCTACTCCTTCAAATTCCTCGACAGATTCCGTATAAGCTCGCTCAGCGTCCGTTTTTTCAAAGTCTTTTACTTCTA
The genomic region above belongs to Bacillus sp. A301a_S52 and contains:
- the fliJ gene encoding flagellar export protein FliJ — protein: MSFKFALQKVLEVKDFEKTDAERAYTESVEEFEGVATQLYELLKKKEKLIEETEKKLLRGLAISSIQLNEQNISFLQTEINKLQLSTQKARQNMNEKEKFLLFKTVDLKKYEKMKKMKQAQYLENEKREELKFLDEISIQQFVRR